The Terriglobia bacterium genomic sequence CCACATCGTGAGTCATCAATACTGCAAGTTGCCTGTCGTCCGGCACCGTACCGAAGGTAATCGCGGAGCGATCGCCATCGCGATACGCTCTCTTTACCAGGGCGATCAAAGGATCCAGTATCGATACGAACCCATTGATATATGGCCTCTCAATCGATTCATCCCGCCCCGCATGGGCAAGATAGCTGAGCGTGCCGAGATCAAAGCTGAACACAAGCGTCGTCCCGTTACCCCAGCGGTTTTCGAATACTGCAGGCGAACCGTCCTCGAACAGCACAGCGGCCTCTTTGACTCCCCGATAGGTCGATGTGCTGAACGGCAGTCTGGTATTTCCGCGAGTTCCGATTTCCAGGCTTTTGCCTCGGATCCTGGAATGCGGGGCTCCATCTGTCACCTGAGTGAAGCCAAAAGCGTCTCCAATCCGCTCGATGGGGACGTCCGTCGTAAGGACCTTCCCACCCTCCTTTACATGTGCCATCAGGCTGATAATTGCTTTTTCGGAAAGTGCGGGTCCGGAGATTCGCGGGTAGACAAAGACCGTGCGGTGGCCCAGAGCGCGGTCGACATTGCTCTCAACCGAAACAGGAATTCCAGCCGCACGAAAAGCTGCCCATAAATCCTGCCAATTGCTATCGGGATCGGTAACAAGGAGGGCCATTGCCGATGCATCCGGTGCTGCATCGGCAGGGACAACGTCCGGCATCTCACGTGGAATATCCGATTTTGTTTCGGGGCCGGTGACAGAGTACAGCGGCTTTGAACAACTGCAAAGCATCAGGACGGCAATAGTCAGGCATAGTGAAAAGCGGGCGGCTAATCGGATCACAACCTGGCCTTCTAGTGACGCTCCGGTTCGGCGGTTAAATTCCAGTAGGAGCTTAGATTGTGGATCGCAAAACCTGAAAATGACGGATGAGCCGAGAACTCCATTTCCGCAAGCCCCAGTTGGCTCTCCATGTATGCCGGACTTGCGCCGGCAAAGGTAATTTTCACCGGGGATTCAGGCTGGGTATCAATGCCGATAATTATTTTCTTTCTTATCGTGTCTGCATAGGCCAGTTCGTCTATAGCCTGGGCAATCATGCCGTCCGGACCTGCGGCAAAATTCCGGTAATCCATGACAGCAACATAGTCATAAATGTTCTGGACGTGTTGGTTCAGACTCTGCTGTTTCCCGTTCCACCAGACATCTTTAATAGCGTCGAACCAAAACGGCAATGTGGATCCCACTGGGATTGTAGATTTCATCTTCGCTTTTATTTGCATCCACTGTTCGGACAATTCGAGATATTGACGCATGCGGATTTCCCTTTGTGATTCCCAATCGTCAAGCAGATACGGTTCAAGGTCGATATTGATGCCGTCAAAGCGGGCTAAGCGATCGGAAGTGGCATTGAAGAGCAGAATGTTCCGGAACGTGCGTTCGGCAGCGCGGCGATTCTCCGGGAGAATGTACTCCGGCGTCCGGAGATCTGCTGACCCAAGCAGCGCGTAGATGTTGAATCCCTGGCTATGCATGCTCCGGATGAATTTCCGAAACTTCTTTTTCTCTTCGGTCAGCAGGTTCTTACCCTGATATTCGTCCGCGTAGAGGTACAGCGTTGAAATATGATGCGCCACAAGAAAGGATGCCGTCGCACGCTGAAACCCGGTGTCGTGCAGAAGACGTGCGGTTTCCGTCTCCCAGATCCATACGGCCCGGGCCGGCTTTGCCGCAGCGCTGGCGGTCGAGCAGGCGAATAGCACGCCTAACTTCAAGAACAGTCCGGGAAGCGGCCGTGAGGCGCTCATAAAAACAGTATAGAGCGGATGCTCCAGGGCGGAATCGGCAGAGCATCGCGATCAGTATTTTGTTGGAAGTTACTAACCGCCCCGTCTGCGCCGTAAGGAACGGGACCGTATTACCAGTGGCGCAGCCACCCCGCCTTGGAAAGGCGGGGAATGGCCACGTTATATACGTGCGAACATCTGTTCCAGCTTACCGGGCGATCGGAATCGAGGTGAAGGCGCCCGTCGAGTCGAAACGCAGACCAAGACCCGTGAGGCCGCCGGCGCTTTGGAATTGAATCACTCCAAGCTGGTTCGCCGACTGCGCAAACTGACTGTTCAGAAAGAACGCCATATGACCGAAGCCGGGCAGCGTGATCGGCGAGGAGCTTAACTGCGCTCCATTCTGATCGAACAACGTCACCATGATGGTTTGCGCTGCCGCCGATTGATTTGCCAACGCCAGCGCGGTCTGTGCTCCGTTCGTGTTGTCATAGGGAACGATCAGCGCTGTCGATAATCGGCTATCCAGATTCACCGTGCCTTCAGCGGGCGTAATGCCGGCCGTATTGACGCCAAAGGTGGAATACCCGGTCAGCGAACCCGTTGCCTGCACATCTGCCCAACCCTGGCTGAGCGGCGTCGATAGGTTGGTTTGGATCACGACCGAGCCGTTAGGGGTTAACGTCAGATTGACCGACGAGGTCATCATGCTCGATCCAAATTCGGGGAAGATCAGAGGCAACGTCATTGGCTTTCCGTTGTCTGCATAGAAGTTGATCTGAGCATTGGCCGTGGTCCCCGTCAGGTTGATCAGCGTCATTGTGGTCTTCCAGCCGGCGCCCGAAGCGACCTGAGCGAAACTGCCGATTCGAGTCAGTGCCGCCGTCGACGAGGCCGGTTGAACTGCCAATTGAAAAGAACCGGAAGTCGACGCGCCGCTGCTGTCCTTGACGCTTACGGTAAAACTGAAGGTTCCGCCGACCGCCACTGGCGTTCCGCCGACAATTCCAGTCGTCGAGTTCAGCGTCAAACCCGGCGGCAGAGCGCCGTTCGTCACGGTCCAATTCGAATAGGGCGGGGCGCCGCCCACGGCGGCCAATGTTTGCGTATACGGACCGCCGACCGTGCCTGCAGTCAGCGATGACGCCGTCGTGATGGCGAGAGTCGTCGAAGAGACGGCCGTCAATGCGCCGAAGATCCCGTCATTCTGTCCATTGATTCCAGCCGTAAAGTACACGGCGCTCGTATTGAACGTGCCGCCGGTGCGGACGCTCAAGGACCACAGTCCGGAGTTCACGATCGGACCATTGAAACCGTTCAGTGTGCCGAGAAAATTGCCGGTAGACGGATCAAACGCATTGATTTTGCCGTCTCCCAGATTGCCGACAAGCAGGTCACCGCTGAAACTTCCGAAACCGGCCGGCGCGATCACGACGCCCCACGGATCGTTCAGATGGGAGCCGCCGGCCGGAATCAACTCTTTAATAAAGTTGCCGTTCGTGTCGAAAATGCTAACAGCGCCCGTTCCCGCTTGGAAATTCGCATATTCGACATACAGCTGCCCGTTGATACTCTGAATGTTGTATGGCACGTAGCCGCCGGTGCTTCCAAAAGACAGCGACGGCAGGTTCGGATCCGTGAAAGAGCCGGCAAGAGTCACCCGCGCGAAGCTGGAATTGAACACGACGATGCCCCCGGAACCTGCCATGTTCGCGGCATAGAGAAAATTCCCGGCTCCATTGTTCGCCGTAGCCAAGCCTGTAAAACTCGCATTGGCAACCGTTGCGTCCTGCTCCGCCACGTTGTTCGTGTTGGTCGCGTTCCACGCATAAATCGATCCGCTGAGCGTTGCAAAGATGAAGCTCGCCGACTTCCCGTTGGTTTCAACGAAGTCGGTTGTCGCATTGCTCACTTCGCCGGTCGGGCCACCGGGAACCGTGACAACCCGGGAGTTCACGGTACTTCCGGTTCCTTGGTAGAGCGTCGACAGGCCGGATGCCGCATCGGACACCCAGAACGGGCTCGTTGCAGTGAACGATACGCCCCACGGGTTTTTCAGATTGAGATCCGTCGTCTGGGCCAGTCCCGGAATATCCGAGACCAGGTTCGTTTGTGCATAAATGGTTGCGGTCGTCTGGGACCAGGCCGGCCGCGCCGCAAAAAAGAAAGCCAGCGCGCAGAGCATGACACATTCGATCGGTCGAGCCGAAATCAGCTTCATGGTTGTCCTCTCTTGTGGGTCTTGTGGGGATCGGCGCTGAAACAAGCCGGAGCAAACTATAAAAGGTCCTGTGCGGCGAAGATGTGAAAGGATTGCAAAAACTTCGTCTCCCGCGTGTCTCCAGATGGCCATTCCCAGGGGGAAGAAACCACAAGAAGCACAAGAGGCACAGGAAAGGCTGTCCCTCTCCTGTGCCTCTTGTGCTTCTTGTGCTTCTTGTGGTTTCTTCTTTTCTTGGCGATTTATTGAACCGGCTTCCCATTCAGCACGAACGTGTACATCCGTGGAATATTCGGCGGAGCTCCGTTCACTGAAGCCGGCGGAGTTGTCGGACTGGCGGCATAGCCGCCGGGACCGGGAGCTCCACCGGCGACAGGGACATTCACTGGAACATTCCCTGGGATTTTCCAATCCGGTAATGTGGCGCTACCGCCGCCCGGAGCGCCGCGTTGTCCGCCACCGCCACCGCCGAGCAACGCGATGTACTGCTTTCCGTCGAGCATATAGGTGATGGGCGGTCCCATATTGCCCATCGGGCCCGTGGGGAGGTCGAGAAGCATTTCGCCTTTGTCGGCCGAATAGGCGACCAGACGTCCGCCGTTCTGAATCACCTGAAATACGAGATTCCCCGCGGTTGTGAGCGTGCCGCCGCCCCCGCCGCCTCCACCATTGCCGCGCCACACTTCCTTATTTGTTGCCGGATCCCACGCCATCAGGAATCCCCCACGCGCTCCGGCTGTACTGCCGGGCGGGTTCAACGCTGGACCGATCGTCGGACCGGCGGGCGGGATGGGCGCGCCGCGGCCCCCGCGGCCCCCACCGCCCCCCGGCGGTCCGGGAGGCGGTGCTGCCGTCGATCCTGCTCCGACGGCGCCGCCGCGGCCGGCTGCCGCCTGCGCGGCCTGCGCTTCCGGACAGACGAAGCCGGGAACTCCTGCATTCATGCATGGTCCGTACGGCGTGAAGTTCGGAACGATCGTGTATGTGAAGCTGCTGCTCGGTGTGGTTGGAATATAGATCAGTCCGGAGTTCGGATTGAACGACATCGGCGACCAGTTGTGTGCGCCGCCCGGGCCGGGCATCACGGAGATCCGGTTCGAGCCGTAGTGAACGTCCGGATTGAAGATCGGTTTGCCCTTTGCATCGTATCCGCTCGCCCAGTTCACGAGCGCGAACGGCTGCGCCGAAATAAACTCTCCGTTGGTGCGGTCGAGCACATAGAAGAACCCGTTCTTTGCGGCCTGCATAATGACCTTGCGCTCTTTCCCGTTGATCATGATGTCGGCCAGCGTCAATTGGCCTACCGCATCAAAATCCCAGGAGTCGCCGGGCACTTCCTGGTAATGCCACTTCAATTGGCCGTTGTCCGGATTGACTGCAAGAATGGAGGCGACGTACAGATTGTCTTTGCCTTTCGACTGGCGCAGTTCTTCCGGCCAGGGGCCACCGTTCCCGGTTCCGGTATAAAAGAGATTGAGATCCGGATCGTATGCCATGCCGTCCCACACGGTGCCGCCGCCTCCGAGTTTCCAGAATTCGCCGGACCATGTATCGGCAGCCGCTTTCAGAGCGGGATTCTCGTACGGTTTCTTCGGGTCGCCCGGCACCGTGTAGAAGCGCCAGGCCATCTTTCCGGTCTCCGTATCGTATGCGGAGAAGAAACCCCGGACGGGGTATTCCGCGCCGCTCGCGCCGATGATGACTTTGTTCTTCACGATGCGCGGCGCCATGGTGATCGTGTAGTTCTGTTCGGGCGGGGTGGTCTGGACGGTCCACAACACCTTGCCGGTCTCCGCGTCGAGCGCTGCGAGTCTTCCGTCGATGACCGGGACGTAGATCTTTCCGTTATAAATGCCCAATCCGCGATTCACGTTTCCGCAACAGATGCGGCGGTTGACGAGATCGCGATTCACCCGCGGATCCCATCTCCATTTTTCCTTGCCGGTACGCGCGTCGACGGCAAAGCTGACGCTCCAGTTCGTAACGCCGTAGAGCACGCCGTTATGATAAAGCGGAGTGTCTTCCTGGCCGCCGCCGCCGTTGCCGACGTCGTAGGTCCAGGCGAGACCCAGATTCTTCACGTTACCGGCATCGATCTGCTTCAGGGGACTATAACGGGTTTCCTGATAGTTCAGACCGTAGGTCAGCCACTCTTCGCCGGTTTTGCCGGCGTTCTTGATCGCCTTCTCGTCGACCTTCTTTGCCTGTTGAGCGGCGACAGCCGATGCCGCGAGAATCGCCAGCGCCGGTAAAATCCACCAGCGTCCTGATCGTGTGGACATGCGCATTTCCCCCCTGATGTTGTTATTCTTTCGGCGTAGTTGCCTTTTTCCCGTCGACTGTCCGTCCCGCCGGATCCACTTCCACTCTTCGGGTTCCCGATTGCACGACGATAAGCTTGTTGTCCGGATCGGAGAAGTGAATTGTAAGAGTGTCGTTCACTTTCAGCAGCGGATATGAAAAGTAGTCCGGAAATTGCGAACGCATGAGCGGGGTGATCTGATGCAGGTTATCTGCAAAAGAATCACCGAAGGCGTTCCGCTGGCCGCCAGTGGCGCTTTCATGGCAGAGCGTGCAATCTCCGTTTTTGATCTTCGCGAACGGATCCTTCGAGTAGTCCTCAATATAGTTGGGCAACGCCAGCGTCGATGCTGCCGTTGTCAGGAAAATAAAGCATACGAACAGTGGACAGGCTCTTTTCATGTCTGTACTTTATGGACTCTCCCGCAGTGCTGTCAACGGAGGCAGGCAAAGTTGCAAATTGGAGATTCGCAATTGAGGGGGTAGTCTATGAGCGCCCCAATAGAAGACAAACCACATTCAGGAGTCCGCAATATGACAAGGTATGCAGGCGTGATCGGGTTCTTCCTCGTGCTCGCGGGATGCGCAGGAACGCCGTCAACACCGGAGAAAGCCGATAACAATACGTCCCCGCAGACGCAGGAGTCCAAGAACACGCCTCCGGCTCCAGGCGCCTACCGCATTTATGCCACGAATGAAGTTTCGGGTGATCTGAGCGTGATCGATTCCGCGACGGATACGGTGATAGCCACCATTCCGCTCGGCAAGCGTCCGCGCGGCATTCATGCGAGTCCGGACCGGAAATGGATCTATGTTGCCTTGAGCGGTTCGCCTATCGGCGGCCCCAACCAGGACGAAAGCAAACTCCCTCCCCCCGACAAGAGTGCCGACGGCATCGGTGTCGTCGACGTCGCTCAGAACAAGCTGGCGAAAGTGATTACCGGAGGCTCGGATCCGGAAGAGTTTTATCTGAGTAAAGACGGGACCATGCTGTACACCTCCAATGAGGATGCCTCCGCGGCGAGTATCATCGACATCGCAAACGGCAAGGTACTCAAGACGCTCAAAGTCGGCGAAGAGCCGGAAGGGGTAACGACCAGTCCGGACGGTAAGTTCGTTTACGTCACATCGGAGGAAGACGGCACTATCTCGGTCATCGACACGGCCGCGGAAAAGGTCATCAAAACGTTCAAAGTCGGCCGCCGCCCGAGAAAGGTGGCTTTCCTGCCGGACGGCAGCAAGGCCTATGTGGGGCGTGAGAACGATGGCGCGATCAGCGTCATCGATGCCGTGAAGCACGAACCGATCAAGAGCATCGAAATCGGAAAGCCCGGTGAGATCAAGCCGATGGCCGTCATCGTCTCAGCCGATGGAACCAAGGCGTACGTCAGCAGCGGGCGGGGCAAGAAGGTCTTCGTGATCGATACCGCCACCGACAAGGTTACCGGGTCCGTCGAAGTCGGCGACCGGCCGTGGGGCATCGCGCTTTCGCCGGACGGGAAGCTGCTGTATTCGGCGAACGGTCCTTCGAACGATGTTTCGGTTGTCGATCTGGCAACAATGATGGTGATCAAGAAGATCAAGGTCGGCGACAAGCCATGGGGAATCATCACCCTCGAGCCGTAGGAGGTTGAAGCTGTAGGGGGCGGCGGTGAAGATTGAGCTGGACATTCCCCGCCTTTCCAAGGCGGGGTGCCCGAGCGATCAAACCGTTAGAACGCGTAGGGCGGGGCGGTTATCAAGGGATCGCGAAGCGCTCCTTAAGTTGTTGATGGAAGTTACTAACCGCCCCGTCTGCGCCGTTAAGGAACGGGACCATTTCATGACGGCGCAGCCACCCCGCCTTGGAAAGGCGGGGAATGTTCGCCCCACCGGCCAACAGTCCGGGGTACCGACGATCCTCTCTATCGCTGTGGAGCCGGAGCCGCCAGCTTCATTGGAGGAATCGGCGCTTTCCCATCCAGAACAAATGTGAACAGGCGGTTCTCGGGATAGTTCCGGGCGAAAAGTGTGACGTACTGTTTCCCGTCGAGCATGTATGTCACGGGAGTCACATTGTTGCCTCCAAGGTCGGCCGACCAGAGTTTCTCTCCCGTTTCGGCGTTGTAGGCAATGGGACCGTGAAACACCAGATTGCCTGCGGTCGCAAGCGTTCCACCGCCGCCATTCGTTCCTCCGGCTCCTGTAATCCGCCAGCGTTCCTTCTCTGTCTTCGGATCCCAAGCCACGAGAAAACCGCCGGTAGCCTTGGGCTGAAGTTCCGCGCCTTCGGGCTCTCGCGGAGGCGGGCCCGCCGGAGCGGCCGTCGGCGTCGTTGTGCCGTCCGGTAAGCGGGGACCGAGATTGGACACAACGCCCATATTCCGGAAGCCTTTGTTGTAGGTGAAATTGGGCTCGACCCGATAGGTATAGCTGCTCTCCTGACCGGGGATATAGACGAGTCCGGTGAGCGGACTGAAAGACATCGGCTGCCAGTTGTGCGCCCCGCCGGGCCCGGGCGAAATTGTGGCAGGAGCATCGATGGCGGCCCGCGCACCCTTGGCTTCGATCGGCCGGCCTTTGGCATCGAGTCCTTTTGCCCAGGTCACACGCTTGGCGTATTTTTCGCCCGAGATGAATTCTCCCGTAATCCGATCCAGAACGTAGAAGAACCCGCTCTTTGGAGCGTGCATCAGCACTTTCCGCTGCCGTCCGCCGATGGTGATGTCCGCCAGAATCATGGGCTGGACCGAGGTAAAGTCCCAGTCGTCTCCCGGAGTTTCCTGGAAATACCAGACGAGTTTGCCCGTGTCCGGCTTGACGGCGACGACCGAAGCCAGGTAGAGGTTGTCTCCTCCGCCGGGGCTTCGGTAGATGTGCGTCCATGGACCGCCGTTGCCGGTGCCGACATAAAGAATGTCGGCATCCGGATCGTATGCCATGGCGTCCCAGGTTGTCCCGCCTCCGCCCATCTTCCACCACTCGCCGGTCCAGGTCTTCGCAGCCGCGGCAAGATCGGGGTGTTCGAAAGGTTTGGACGGATCGCCGGGAACGGTATAGAACCGCCACGCCAGCTTACCGGTTTCGGCATCATACGCCGTGAAGTAACCACGAACGGCTTGCTCGGCGCCGCTATTGCCGACGATCGCCTTGCCTTTTACGATGCGGACGGCGCCGGTGATGATGGTTCCCGGATCGTCGGTTGTTTGCACCTGCCACACGATCTTGCCAGTCTCCTGATCAAGCGCAACCAGGCGCCCGTCCAATAAACCCGCATAGACTTTGCCGTTATACAAAGCCACGCCGCGATTTACCGGCCCGCAGCAAATCTGGGAAATATGTTCCTGAGAGATCTCCGGCTCCCAGTGCCATTTCATTTTTCCCGTCCGGGCATCCACTGCAAACAACACGTCCCACGCCAGACTTCCATAAAGAACGCCATTTGAAAACAGCGGCGTGCCTTCGACGCGGCCGCCCGCGGGCGATCCCGTTTCCCAGGACCAGGCCAGACCGAGACGGCCGACATTGGAGGTGTCGATCTGTTTCAGGGGACTATAGTGAGTTTCCGCATAATCCCTGCCGTAGGTGAGCCATTCGTCGCCGTTCTTCTTTGCGTTTCGCAAAGCATTGGTGTCGACGCGTTTCGCCTGTTGCGCGAAAGCAGCCCAGGCAAGCACCGGAATGACAAGCACAAGTCCGGCGTATTTCATGAAAGAGATTCTCTGCATTGCGTTGTTCTCCTTAGCCTTCGTTGCTGCTGAAGACGCGGGCCTACGGCCAGAATCCGCCGCCGTACTACGGCAGCACGAACGTCATCAGTTTCGACGGCTGCGGAGGAGCCGCCGGAGCGGCCGGCGCTGCGCCCGGAACTCCACCTCGTGGCGGTCCACCTCGTCCGCCGGCTGCGGCAGCCGGTCCTCCCGCGACGACAAGGTACTGTTTGCCATCAATCATGAACGTCATTGGCGGTCCCATCTGGCTAAGCCCGGTCGGGATCTCGTAAAGCAATTCACCGGTATCGGCCTTGAAAGCAAGTACCCGTCCGGGATTGCCTGCAGACGAGAACACCAGATTTCCTGCTGTCGTCAGCGTGCCGCCGGCATTGAACCCGAGACTGCTGCCCGGAGCTCCTCGCC encodes the following:
- a CDS encoding TIGR03118 family protein, with the translated sequence MKLISARPIECVMLCALAFFFAARPAWSQTTATIYAQTNLVSDIPGLAQTTDLNLKNPWGVSFTATSPFWVSDAASGLSTLYQGTGSTVNSRVVTVPGGPTGEVSNATTDFVETNGKSASFIFATLSGSIYAWNATNTNNVAEQDATVANASFTGLATANNGAGNFLYAANMAGSGGIVVFNSSFARVTLAGSFTDPNLPSLSFGSTGGYVPYNIQSINGQLYVEYANFQAGTGAVSIFDTNGNFIKELIPAGGSHLNDPWGVVIAPAGFGSFSGDLLVGNLGDGKINAFDPSTGNFLGTLNGFNGPIVNSGLWSLSVRTGGTFNTSAVYFTAGINGQNDGIFGALTAVSSTTLAITTASSLTAGTVGGPYTQTLAAVGGAPPYSNWTVTNGALPPGLTLNSTTGIVGGTPVAVGGTFSFTVSVKDSSGASTSGSFQLAVQPASSTAALTRIGSFAQVASGAGWKTTMTLINLTGTTANAQINFYADNGKPMTLPLIFPEFGSSMMTSSVNLTLTPNGSVVIQTNLSTPLSQGWADVQATGSLTGYSTFGVNTAGITPAEGTVNLDSRLSTALIVPYDNTNGAQTALALANQSAAAQTIMVTLFDQNGAQLSSSPITLPGFGHMAFFLNSQFAQSANQLGVIQFQSAGGLTGLGLRFDSTGAFTSIPIAR
- a CDS encoding PQQ-dependent dehydrogenase, methanol/ethanol family; this translates as MSTRSGRWWILPALAILAASAVAAQQAKKVDEKAIKNAGKTGEEWLTYGLNYQETRYSPLKQIDAGNVKNLGLAWTYDVGNGGGGQEDTPLYHNGVLYGVTNWSVSFAVDARTGKEKWRWDPRVNRDLVNRRICCGNVNRGLGIYNGKIYVPVIDGRLAALDAETGKVLWTVQTTPPEQNYTITMAPRIVKNKVIIGASGAEYPVRGFFSAYDTETGKMAWRFYTVPGDPKKPYENPALKAAADTWSGEFWKLGGGGTVWDGMAYDPDLNLFYTGTGNGGPWPEELRQSKGKDNLYVASILAVNPDNGQLKWHYQEVPGDSWDFDAVGQLTLADIMINGKERKVIMQAAKNGFFYVLDRTNGEFISAQPFALVNWASGYDAKGKPIFNPDVHYGSNRISVMPGPGGAHNWSPMSFNPNSGLIYIPTTPSSSFTYTIVPNFTPYGPCMNAGVPGFVCPEAQAAQAAAGRGGAVGAGSTAAPPPGPPGGGGGRGGRGAPIPPAGPTIGPALNPPGSTAGARGGFLMAWDPATNKEVWRGNGGGGGGGGTLTTAGNLVFQVIQNGGRLVAYSADKGEMLLDLPTGPMGNMGPPITYMLDGKQYIALLGGGGGGQRGAPGGGSATLPDWKIPGNVPVNVPVAGGAPGPGGYAASPTTPPASVNGAPPNIPRMYTFVLNGKPVQ
- a CDS encoding beta-propeller fold lactonase family protein → MTRYAGVIGFFLVLAGCAGTPSTPEKADNNTSPQTQESKNTPPAPGAYRIYATNEVSGDLSVIDSATDTVIATIPLGKRPRGIHASPDRKWIYVALSGSPIGGPNQDESKLPPPDKSADGIGVVDVAQNKLAKVITGGSDPEEFYLSKDGTMLYTSNEDASAASIIDIANGKVLKTLKVGEEPEGVTTSPDGKFVYVTSEEDGTISVIDTAAEKVIKTFKVGRRPRKVAFLPDGSKAYVGRENDGAISVIDAVKHEPIKSIEIGKPGEIKPMAVIVSADGTKAYVSSGRGKKVFVIDTATDKVTGSVEVGDRPWGIALSPDGKLLYSANGPSNDVSVVDLATMMVIKKIKVGDKPWGIITLEP
- a CDS encoding PQQ-dependent dehydrogenase, methanol/ethanol family, with amino-acid sequence MQRISFMKYAGLVLVIPVLAWAAFAQQAKRVDTNALRNAKKNGDEWLTYGRDYAETHYSPLKQIDTSNVGRLGLAWSWETGSPAGGRVEGTPLFSNGVLYGSLAWDVLFAVDARTGKMKWHWEPEISQEHISQICCGPVNRGVALYNGKVYAGLLDGRLVALDQETGKIVWQVQTTDDPGTIITGAVRIVKGKAIVGNSGAEQAVRGYFTAYDAETGKLAWRFYTVPGDPSKPFEHPDLAAAAKTWTGEWWKMGGGGTTWDAMAYDPDADILYVGTGNGGPWTHIYRSPGGGDNLYLASVVAVKPDTGKLVWYFQETPGDDWDFTSVQPMILADITIGGRQRKVLMHAPKSGFFYVLDRITGEFISGEKYAKRVTWAKGLDAKGRPIEAKGARAAIDAPATISPGPGGAHNWQPMSFSPLTGLVYIPGQESSYTYRVEPNFTYNKGFRNMGVVSNLGPRLPDGTTTPTAAPAGPPPREPEGAELQPKATGGFLVAWDPKTEKERWRITGAGGTNGGGGTLATAGNLVFHGPIAYNAETGEKLWSADLGGNNVTPVTYMLDGKQYVTLFARNYPENRLFTFVLDGKAPIPPMKLAAPAPQR